The Amycolatopsis umgeniensis DNA segment GTACGCCGACCGGAACCGAACGGCCGCCGAGGTGGGCACGGGACCGGCCGTCGACCGAGACCGCGCGCAGCGCGATGACGCTGCCGTCCTCGTCGACCTCCGCCCCGGCGTCGGTGACGATCCGGGTGGCGCCCTCGGCACCGCCCAGCTCGAATCGGCCTTCCACGAAGGCCTTCAGCATTCCCGTTCGCACCTTGGACACTTCGGCTCGGCCGCCGGAGAGCAGGTGCAACCCGCTGACGACCATCGTCTTGCCCGCACCCGTCTCACCGGTGACCACGGTGAAGCCCGCGTGCAGTTCCAGCAGGGCGTCCTCGATGACTCCGAGGCCCTGGATGCGCATCTCGGCCAGCACGACGCCCACCGTAGCGGCCCACCCCGACCATTCCCGCACCCGCCACGTCGTGAGCGGGCCCTTGACAGAGAAAGTTGTCCTCAAAAGCCCCTTCACGACATCCGTCAGCGGGCGTGTCGCTCCCGCCAGCCCTTGATCGGCAACGAGAACTTGTGCACCAGCCGGTCGGTGAACGGGCCTTCCCACAATCGGATCAGCCGCACCGGCACCCGGCCGCAGGTGACCCGCACCGACGCACCGGCGGGAAGATCGAAGGTCCGCGATCCGTCGCAGGTCAGGACGGCGGGCGAGCCGTCCGGATCGATCGCGACGGTGATCTCCGAGTCGCGCGAGACGACCAGCGGCCGGGAGAACATCGCGTGCGCGTTGCTCGGGACCACCAGGAGCGCCTGGACGTCCGGCCAGATGATCGGCCCGCCCGCGGAGAACGCGTACGCCGTCGAGCCGGTCGGTGTGGCGCACAGGACGCCGTCGCAGCCGAAAGACGACACAGGCCTTCCGTCGACCTCGATGAGCGCATCCAGCACGCGCTCACGCGAGCTCTTCTCGACACTGGCCTCGTTGAGCGCCCACGTGTGGACGGTCTCCTCACCGTCGACACTGACCGCGACGTCGACGGTCATCCGCTCTTCGACCTGGTAGTCGCCGTCGACGGCGCGCTGGACGGTGTCGGCGAGCTTGTCCGAATCGGCTTCGGCGAGGAAGCCGACCCGGCCCAGGTTCACGCCGAGCACCGGGACGCCGTTCGGCCTGGCCAGTTCCGCGGCCCGCAGGAGCGTGCCGTCACCGCCGAGGACGAACACCAGCTCGGTCCCGGCGGCGGGGTCCTGCTCCGGCGCCATGACCGTGCAGGGCGCGCCGATCCCGCCGTCCGCCTCGAGCATCTCCCGGACGTCCTCGTCGAGCACCCGCAGCCGCACACCGGCCTTGGCGAAACGGGCGGACACCTCGCGTGCCGCGTCCCGGGTCGCGTCCCGGTCCGGGTGCACGACGAGCAGCACCTCGCGATCGCTCATTGGGGTCCCTCCAGGACTGCGGTCCGGACGAGCCGCTCGGCGTCGGTGCCGACGGTCTCTCCCGCCCCGCGGGTAAGCCAGACGAAATATTCGACGTTCCCGGACGGCCCGGGAAGCGGGCTCGCCACGACGCCACGCAGGCGCAGGTCCAGCTTGTCGGCCTCGGCGAGCACGGCGAGCACCGACTCGGCCCGCAGCTCCGGGTCGCGGACGACGCCGCCGCTGCCGAGCCGGTCCTTGCCGACCTCGAACTGCGGTTTCACCATCGGCACCAGATCGGCGCCGTCGGAGGCACAGGCGGCCAGCGCGGGCAGCACGAGTTTGAGCGAGATGAACGAGAGGTCCCCGACCACGAGGTCGACCTGCCCGCCCAGGTCTTCCGGCGTCAGGTTGCGGACGTTCGTCTTGTCGAGGACGACCACGCGGTCGTCGGTGCGCAGGCGCCAGTCCAGCAGGCCGCGGCCGACGTCGGCGGCGATCACCGTGGCGGCACCCTTGCGCAGCAGGACGTCGGTGAAGCCGCCGGTCGAGGCGCCCGCGTCGAGGCAGCGCTTTCCCTCGGTGGAAAGCCCTTGCGGGGTGAAGGCTTCGAGCGCGCCGAGCAGTTTGTGCGCGCCGCGGGAGGCCCAGCCGGGATCGTCGCCGTCGCGCACCACTATCGGCGCGCCGGACTCGACCCCTGTCGCGGGTTTGGTGGCCACCATCCCGCGCACGGTGACCTTGCCCTCGGCGATCAGCGCGGACGCCTGCTCGCGGGAGCGGGCGAGACCCCGCCGGACGAGCTCCGCGTCCAGGCGGGCGCGTTTGGGCACGCGGTCAGACCTTGTCGATGGTGGACAGCGCCACCGTCAGCTCGGTGTGCACGGCTTCGAAGCGGTCTACGTGCTCCGAGAGCGGAAGGGCGGCGAGGTCGTCGAGACCCGCCACGGCCTCGTCGATCCCGGCGCGGGGATCCGTGTCCTGCTGCGCGAAATGGTCTGTCTGGATCGCCGGTGGTCCGGGCACCGGCGGAGGGCCGGGCACCGGCGGTCGCGGAACGGGGTGGAAGTGGTCTTGCACCCCACCAAGTTAGCAGCGCTGGTCAGGCGAGGCGCAGCTCGCCGAGCGCGGCTCGGGCGGTGTCGCCCACACCACGGACCTCGGTGATCCCCGACTCCCAGGCCACCGCGCACAACGCGCGCAGCAGGTCCAGGGAGTCGCCTTCACCCTCGGCCTCGAGCACGTCACCCTGTGCGGTGACGCGCCAGCCGTTCTTGGGTCCGATTTCGAGCAGTTCCGCCCGGCTGCTCAGCCCGGACAGGTCCGCCGCGAGGTAGCGCGGTCGTTCCTCGGGCCTCGCCCGGAGCAGGGACGCCGCGTCGGCGACGCCGGTCAGGACGCAGAGCGCGTCGATCCCGGCCGCGACAGCGCCCTCGATGTCGGTGTCCAGCCTGTCGCCCACCACGAGCGCCCGCTCCGCGCCCGCGTCCCGGGCCGCCGTGGTGAACAGCAGCGGCGCCGGTTTGCCCGCCACCAGCGGTTCGACACCGGTGGCGGTGCGCAACGCGGCCACCATCGACCCGTTGCCGGGCAGCAGACCGCGTTCGGTCGGCAAGGTCGCGTCGACGTTGGTCGCCACCCACAGCGCGCCCGCACGGATGGCGAGACACGCCTCCGCGAGAGCGGCCCAGGTGTTGTCCGGGGAATGCCCCTGCACCACGGCCGCCACGTCCGGACCGGCTTCCCGGACGGTGCGCAGCCCCGCCGACTCGATCTGGGCGGCCAGCGAGTCCGTCCCCACAACGAGTACGACAGCGCCCTGAGGCAGCCGCTCACCCAGCAGGGCGGCGGCGGCCTGAGAGCTCGTGTGGACTTCTTCGGGGGTGGCGGCCAGTCCGAGTGCCTCCAGGTGTTCGGAGACCTGCTCAGGCGCCTTGGAGGCGTTGTTCGTCACCCATCGGACGGCCGTACCGCCGTCCCGGAGCGCACGGAGGGCTTCCGGTGCGCCCGGAACCACGGTGCTGCCGTGATAGACCGTGCCGTCGAGGTCGAACAGGACCGCGTCGTACCCGGCCGAGAGGGCGTCAGCCATTCGTGAGCTCCGCGGCGCGCTCGGCGGCGTCGGTCTCGTCCTCCTCGTCGGCCTCTGCCGCGTTGAGGAACCAGCGGATCGCCTCTTCCTTGCGGTCGGCGGCCGCGAGGTTGTCGGCGTAGGCGTAGAAAAGCCTGGCGCTCCACGGATCGCGCTTCTCGGCCTTGAGGTCCTCACCCTGCAGGGAGACGACGGCGGCCTCGAGCTGACCCAGGTCGCGGCGCGCGCCGGCGGCGACGATCGCGAGCTCGATCTGGGTCGCCTTGGTCAGGCGCTCCTTGTCGACCTCCTTCGCGAGGTCCAGCGCCCGCTCCGGACGGCCGATGGCCCGCTCGGCGTCGGCGATGATCGCGATGTGGTCGTCGGCCCGGGTCATCCGGCGGACGGCCCGCAGCTCGGACAGGGCGTCGGACCAGTTGCCCGCGTGATAGGCGACCAGGCCGAGCGCCTCACGGACGATCGGGACCCGCGACGCCTTGGCCTTCGCGTACTTGGCGTGCGCGAGCGCGGCCTCGGGGTCGTCGTCGACCAGCCCGCCGGCGGCGACGAGGTGCTTGCCGACGGTCTCCGCGAGTGCCTTGGGCAGGGTGCGGAGTTCGCGACGGGCATCCTCGTCGAGGTCGGAGAACTCGATGCCCTCGGGCAGCTCCGGAGCCTCGAGCAGCTCGCGCGCCAAGGTCTCGTCGTCGATCGGCTTGTCGTCCACACGGGGCGAGGACCGGAAGTCCTTGCGTCCCTCGGAACGGTCGCGCTGGGGACGGTCGTCGCGCTTGCGCTCGAACCGTCCTTCGCCGCCACGGGAGTCTCCGCGCTTGTCGTCGTACCGCTTCTCCGGACGGTCACCGGAGGGGCGGTAGTCGCCGCCACGGTTGTCGCGGTCGCCGTAGGACTTGCGCTCGTAGCCACCGCTGCTGGGGCGACGGTCTCCCGAGGACGGACGCTTGTCGTCACGGCGGTCGCTGTTGTGGCCACCGGAACGCGAACCACCGCGGTCGTCACGATCGCGGTAGGACGGGCGACGGTCGTCGCTGCCGCCCCGGCTGTCGCGGTCACCGTAGGACTTGCCCTGGGGGCGTCCTTCGTACCGGTTGCCGGACGGGCGGTCGTCGGAACGGCCGCGGTTGTCCGAGCCGTAGCCGGAACGGGCCGGGCGGCTGTCGGAACGCTTCTCGTACCGGCCCTCGGAACGGTTGTCCGAGCGGCTGTCCGAACGATTGTCGTAGCGGTTGTCGGACCGGTTGTCGTAGCGACGCTCGGGACGGCTGTCGGAGGAGCGGTAACCGCCACGGTCTCCACCGCGACTGTCACTGCCACGGCTGTCGCTGCCACGGTTGTCCGAGCGGTAGCCCCCACGGTCGCCGCCGCGGCTGTCCCTGCTGTCGCGGTTGTCGGACCGGTAACCGCCGCGGTCACTCCCGCGGTTGTCGCTGCGGTTGTCTCCGCCGCGATAGCCCCCACGGTCACCGCCGCGGCTGTCGCCACCGCGGCTGTCCGAGCGGTAACCCCCGCGGTTGTCGCGGCTGTCGCGCCGGTCGTCGGACCGGTAGCCACCGCGGTTGTCCCTGCTGTCGCGACCACCCGAACGGTCGTCACGACGGTCGCCGGCGCCAGGGCCACGGCGGTCGTCACTGTTGTAGCGCGGACGGTTGTCGTCACGCCCCTGACCGGCGAAACGGCTGCCGCCGGAGCGCTGGTCACGGGGGCCGTCGCCGCTGCGCGCGGGCTTGCCGGAGTAGCTGCTCGTACCGCGGGCTCCGCGGTCGTCACGGCGCGGGCGGCCCTGGTAGCCGCCGTCGCGACCGCCCCGGTCCTGCCTGCCGCCGGCGGAACCGCGCCGGTCACCTCGCTGCGCGTCAGACCGGCCTCCGCGGGGACTGTCGTCCCGGCGACCCGACCGGCCGGACGCACCATCATCTGAGTCACGTCGACCGAACTCGGACACCTGGCCTCCTGCCACTATTGAAAAAGTTTCGACACTTGCGCTCGCCCGTCGGGTGAGCCAACGGACCATTCTAGTCCGTCCTCGGACATGAAAAGAGACAGGGCCCTGACCGGGGAGAACCTGTTAGGGGTTCTCGACCCAGGTCAGGACCCTGTCCTGAAGTTAGTCCGGCGGTGTCCTACTCTCCCACAACCCTTCGGTTGCAGTACCATCGGCGCTGTCAGGCTTAGCTTCCGGGTTCGGAATGGGACCGGGCGTTTCCCTGACGCTATAACCACCGAAACACTACGAAACAACCACTACCACCGGATACTGCTGGTGGCTGTGTGGTGTTTCAGAGCTGTAGAGTGGATGCGTAACATCTTTGTGGGCAAGTCCTCGGCCTATTAGTACCAGTCAACTCGACAACACATTACTGTGCTTCCATTTCTGGCCTATCAACCCAATGGTCTGTTGGGGGCCTTAACCCATCAAGGGTGGGATACCTCATCTTGGAACAGGCTTCCCGCTTAGATGCCTTCAGCGGTTATCCCTTCCGAACGTGGCCAACCAGCCATGCCACTGGCGTGACAACTGGCATACCAGAGGTTCGTCCGTCCCGGTCCTCTCGTACTAGGGACAGCCTTCCTCAAGTATCCTACGCGCGCGGCGGATAGGGACCGAACTGTCTCACGACGTTCTAAACCCAGCTCGCGTGCCGCTTTAATGGGCGAACAGCCCAACCCTTGGGACCTACTCCGGCCCCAGGATGCGACGAGCCGACATCGAGGTGCCAAACCATGCCGTCGATATGGACTCTTGGGCAAGATCAGCCTGTTATCCCCGGGGTACCTTTTATCCGTTGAGCGACACCCCTTCCACCAGGTGGTGCCGGATCACTAGTCCCGACTTTCGTCCCTGCTCGACATGTCTGTCTCACAGTCAAGCTCCCTTGTGCACTTGCACTCAACACCTGATTGCCAACCAGGCTGAGGGAACCTTTGGGCGCCTCCGTTACTCTTTAGGAGGCAACCGCCCCAGTTAAACTACCCATCAGGCACTGTCCCTGAACCAGATCATGGTCCGAGGTTCAGATTCCCAATCCGACCAGAGTGGTATTTCAACAACGACTCCACCAACACTAGCGTGCCAGCTTCACAGTCTCCCACCTATCCTACACAAGCCGAACCGAAAACCAATACCAAACTATAGTAAAGGTCCCGGGGTCTTTCCGTCCTGCCGCGCGTAACGAGCATCTTTACTCGTAGTGCAATTTCGCCGGGCCTGTGGTTGAGACAGCCGGAAAGTCGTTACGCCATTCGTGCAGGTCGGAACTTACCCGACAAGGAATTTCGCTACCTTAGGATGGTTATAGTTACCACCGCCGTTTACTGGCGCTTAAATTCTCAGCTTCACCCCGAAAGGTTAACCGGTCCTCTTAACGTTCCAGCACCGGGCAGGCGTCAGTCCATATACATCGTCTTGCGACTTCGCATGGACCTGTGTTTTTAGTAAACAGTCGCTTTCCGCTGGTCTCTGCGGCCACCCACCCCTAGTCCGCGAAGGACTTCAGAGTGTTTGGCCCCCCTTCTCCCGAAGTTACGGGGGCATTTTGCCGAGTTCCTTAACCACAGTTCACCCGATCGCCTTAGTATTCTCTACCTGACCACCTGTGTTGGTTTGGGGTACGGGCCGTGCACGCACTCGCTAGAGGCTTTTCTCGGCAGCATAGGATCACTCTACTTCACCTCAATCGGCTACGCATCACGTCTCAGCCTTAATAGAGTGCGGATTTGCCTACACTCTGGCCTACACGCTTACACCAGTACTACCACTCACTGGCGGAGCTACCTTCCTGCGTCACCCCATCACTCGACTACTACGGAATCAGATCCCACGCTCCACACAGAAACCTCCGTCCGAAGACATTGGTAACTGGCTTTGGGTGGTTAGTATCAACCGCCTCATCCTGGGCGCACGTGCTCGGGTACGGGAATATCAACCCGTTATCCATCGACTACGCCTGTCGGCCTCGCCTTAGGTCCCGACTTACCCTGGGCGGATTAGCCTGGCCCAGGAACCCTTGGTCATCCGGCGGCAGAGTTTCTCACTCTGCATTCGCTACTCATGCCTGCATTCTCACTCCCACACCCTCCACGACTGGCTTCCGCCGCCGCTTCCCTGGATGCAGGACGCTCCCCTACCCATCCACACGACTGGACGTGATCCTCAAGGGACACGTCGATCTGTATGTGTGAATGACACAGCTTCGGCGGTGTGCTTAAGCCCCGCTACATTGTCGGCGCAGGACCACTTGACCAGTGAGCTATTACGCACTCTTTCAAGGGTGGCTGCTTCTAAGCCAACCTCCTGGTTGTCTGGGCAATCCCACATCCTTTCCCACTGAGCACACACTTGGGGGCCTTAGCTGGTGTTCTGGGCTGTTTCCCTCTCGACGACGAAGCTTATCCCCCGCCGTCTCACTGCCACACTCTCACACCACGGTATTCGGAGTTTGGTTGATTTCGGTAACCCGGTAAGGCCCCTAGACCATCCAGTAGCTCTACCCCCGTGGTGAAACATGTGACGCTGCACCTAAATGCATTTCGGGGAGAACCAGCTATCACGGAGTTTGATTGGCCTTTCACCCCTACCCACAGCTCATCCCCTCAGTTTTCAACCTAAGTGGGTTCGGCCCTCCACGTCGTCTTACCGACGCTTCAGCCTGGCCATGGGTAGATCACTCCGCTTCGGGTCTAGACCACGCGACTCAGACGCCCTATTCAGACTCGCTTTCGCTACGGCTACCCCACACGGGTTAACCTCGCCACGCAGCACTAACTCGCAGGCTCATTCTTCAAAAGGCACGCCATCACCGTAATATCACAAGGATATGCTCGGGCTCTGACGGCTTGTAGGCACACGGTTTCAGGTACTCTTTCACTCCCCTCCCGGGGTACTTTTCATCTTTCCCTCACGGTACTAGTCCGCTATCGGTCTTCAGGAAGTATTTAGGCTTACCGGGTGGTCCCGGCAGATTCACAGCAAATTCCACGAGCTCGCTGCTACTCGGGAACACCAGACAAACAATCCACAACGTGTTTTCGCGTACGGGACTCTCACCCACTCCGGTCGCCCATCCCAAGGCGTTCCACTAACACGCGTAACCGTTCCGAGGACTGTCAGATCCTCGACGCTGGGTCCCACAACACCACACACACAACGCCTGACAGCTTGACATGTGCATGGTTTAGCCTCTTCCGCTTTCGCTCGCCACTACTCACGGAATCACGGTTGTTTTCTCTTCCTACGGGTACTGAGATGTTTCACTTCCCCGCGTTCCCTCCACACACCCTATATATTCAGATGCGGGTAACACCACATAACTGGTGCTGGGTTTCCCCATTCGGAAATCCTCGGATCACAGCTCGGTTGACAGCTCCCCGAGGCATATCGCAGCCTCCCACGTCCTTCATCGGCTCCTGAAGCCAAGACATCCACCATGTGCCCTTAATAACTTGACCACAAAGATGCTCGCATCCACTCTACAGTTCTCAAACACCACACCAGAAACAAACTCCCGGGGGGTTAGCCCCTCGGCGTGTTGCCTCAGGACCCAACAGCATGCCAGCGAACACCAATCCCTCTCGACCCCACAGCACACGTTCCACGCACCCGAAGATGCAGTACTAGCCCGTGCGGGCATCAAGCGAACCAGCATAAACCAGTAGTTCCACAATTCCTTGAGCAACCAGAACAAGTACACATTCGGCACTTGAGCTCTGGCCACTCCACCACCGTTGGTCCGGGTATCCCGGCGGGGTGGATGTGTTGCTCCTTAGAAAGGAGGTGATCCAGCCGCACCTTCCGGTACGGCTACCTTGTTACGACTTCGTCCCAATCGCCAGTCCCACCTTCGACCACTCCCCCCCTTGCGGGTTGGGCCATGGGCTTCGGGTGTTACCGACTTTCATGACGTGACGGGCGGTGTGTACAAGGCCCGGGAACGTATTCACCGCAGCGTTGCTGATCTGCGATTACTAGCGACTCCGACTTCACGCAGTCGAGTTGCAGACTGCGATCCGAACTGAGACCGGCTTTAAGGGATTCGCTCCACCTCGCGGTATCGCAGCCCTCTGTACCAGCCATTGTAGCATGTGTGAAGCCCTGGACATAAGGGGCATGATGACTTGACGTCATCCCCACCTTCCTCCGAGTTGACCCCGGCAGTCTCCCACGAGTCCCCGCCATAACGCGCTGGCAACGTAGGATAAGGGTTGCGCTCGTTGCGGGACTTAACCCAACATCTCACGACACGAGCTGACGACAGCCATGCACCACCTGTACACCAACCACAAGGGAAGCCCTATCTCTAGGGATGTCTGGCGCATGTCAAGCCCAGGTAAGGTTCT contains these protein-coding regions:
- a CDS encoding NAD kinase; protein product: MSDREVLLVVHPDRDATRDAAREVSARFAKAGVRLRVLDEDVREMLEADGGIGAPCTVMAPEQDPAAGTELVFVLGGDGTLLRAAELARPNGVPVLGVNLGRVGFLAEADSDKLADTVQRAVDGDYQVEERMTVDVAVSVDGEETVHTWALNEASVEKSSRERVLDALIEVDGRPVSSFGCDGVLCATPTGSTAYAFSAGGPIIWPDVQALLVVPSNAHAMFSRPLVVSRDSEITVAIDPDGSPAVLTCDGSRTFDLPAGASVRVTCGRVPVRLIRLWEGPFTDRLVHKFSLPIKGWRERHAR
- a CDS encoding TlyA family rRNA (cytidine-2'-O)-methyltransferase, producing MPKRARLDAELVRRGLARSREQASALIAEGKVTVRGMVATKPATGVESGAPIVVRDGDDPGWASRGAHKLLGALEAFTPQGLSTEGKRCLDAGASTGGFTDVLLRKGAATVIAADVGRGLLDWRLRTDDRVVVLDKTNVRNLTPEDLGGQVDLVVGDLSFISLKLVLPALAACASDGADLVPMVKPQFEVGKDRLGSGGVVRDPELRAESVLAVLAEADKLDLRLRGVVASPLPGPSGNVEYFVWLTRGAGETVGTDAERLVRTAVLEGPQ
- a CDS encoding HAD-IIA family hydrolase yields the protein MADALSAGYDAVLFDLDGTVYHGSTVVPGAPEALRALRDGGTAVRWVTNNASKAPEQVSEHLEALGLAATPEEVHTSSQAAAALLGERLPQGAVVLVVGTDSLAAQIESAGLRTVREAGPDVAAVVQGHSPDNTWAALAEACLAIRAGALWVATNVDATLPTERGLLPGNGSMVAALRTATGVEPLVAGKPAPLLFTTAARDAGAERALVVGDRLDTDIEGAVAAGIDALCVLTGVADAASLLRARPEERPRYLAADLSGLSSRAELLEIGPKNGWRVTAQGDVLEAEGEGDSLDLLRALCAVAWESGITEVRGVGDTARAALGELRLA